Proteins encoded together in one Fundulus heteroclitus isolate FHET01 unplaced genomic scaffold, MU-UCD_Fhet_4.1 scaffold_70, whole genome shotgun sequence window:
- the LOC105932113 gene encoding probable G-protein coupled receptor 21 — protein sequence MCCFFFFLLPEIMNSSLDPLNQSSPDLNLSAPFCLLEIGYSQIFSTCLLEVSVILLLTILIICGNLVVIFVFHCAPLLSQHTTSAFIQTMAYADLLVGVSCLFPSLSLLHHLQGLDPKLTCQVFGYMVSVLKSVSMVSLACVSVDRYIAITRPLTYSSLVTPCRVRCCIVLIWLYSALVFLPSFLGWGKPGYHGDVVEWCAVEWRTSPAFTAFIVALLYAPAALTVCFTYGNIFKICRQHTREISERHARYRPQQQQQQGPRTTVGSGMKDCTPVEQGQLPQSSQSQKLQHHQPQYQQSTYPDKRYAMVLFRITSVFYILWLPYILYFLFESGGIYHHPAASFLTTWLAISNSFCNCLIYSLSNSAFRKGLKRLCSFCLRRSGDGGFGVGNTKKPFVGSLEKGCAKQWYGYDNEDLRVGTTCHV from the coding sequence atgtgttgtttttttttttttttactgcctgAGATCATGAATTCCTCCCTGGATCCACTGAACCAAAGCTCGCCGGACTTAAATTTATCTGCTCCCTTCTGCTTACTTGAAATAGGCTATTCCCAAATTTTCAGCACCTGCCTCCTTGAAGTGTCCgtcatcctcctcctcactaTCCTTATCATCTGCGGCAACCTGGTGGTGATCTTCGTGTTCCACTGTGCCCCGTTGCTCAGCCAGCACACCACCAGTGCTTTTATCCAGACCATGGCGTATGCAGATCTGCTCGTGGGGGTCAGCTGCCTCTTCCCGTCGCTGTCTCTGCTCCACCATCTGCAGGGCCTGGACCCCAAACTGACCTGCCAGGTGTTTGGGTACATGGTCTCAGTTTTGAAGTCTGTTTCGATGGTGTCTCTGGCGTGCGTGAGCGTCGACCGCTACATCGCCATCACGCGGCCTCTGACTTATTCATCTCTCGTCACGCCTTGTCGGGTGCGCTGCTGCATCGTTCTAATATGGCTATACTCTGCCTTGGTGTTCCTCCCGTCCTTCCTGGGTTGGGGGAAGCCCGGCTATCACGGCGACGTGGTCGAGTGGTGCGCGGTCGAGTGGAGGACTAGTCCCGCTTTCACGGCCTTCATCGTTGCGCTGCTCTACGCCCCAGCCGCCCTGACGGTCTGCTTCACGTACGGCAACATCTTCAAGATCTGCAGACAGCACACCCGGGAGATCAGCGAGCGCCACGCTCGCTACAggccccagcagcagcagcagcagggcccCAGAACGACTGTGGGATCGGGGATGAAGGATTGCACCCCAGTGGAGCAAGGCCAGCTTCCCCAGTCGTCCCAATCGCAAAAGCTCCAGCACCACCAACCTCAGTATCAGCAGTCAACATACCCAGACAAGCGATACGCTATGGTATTGTTTCGCATAACCAGTGTTTTCTACATCCTCTGGCTGCCTTACatcctctacttcctgtttgagAGCGGAGGGATATACCACCACCCGGCGGCCTCGTTTCTCACCACGTGGCTGGCCATCAGCAACAGCTTCTGCAACTGTCTCATTTACAGCCTCTCCAACTCGGCGTTCCGAAAGGGGCTCAAGCGCCTCTGCTCCTTCTGTCTGCGGCGCAGCGGCGACGGCGGCTTTGGAGTCGGGAACACCAAGAAGCCGTTTGTCGGCTCTCTCGAAAAAGGATGCGCAAAGCAGTGGTATGGATATGACAACGAGGACTTGAGAGTTGGCACAACATGTCATGTGTAG